A genome region from Carcharodon carcharias isolate sCarCar2 chromosome 17, sCarCar2.pri, whole genome shotgun sequence includes the following:
- the atoh7 gene encoding protein atonal homolog 7, whose amino-acid sequence MKSTISASTSGADLVCAAGSDSDPNVCPVERVQSCARRRMAANARERRRMQGLNTAFDRLRKVVPQWGQDKKLSKYETLQMALSYIMALTRILTEAERYNNDRRWIHIQCEHIQGRENIQAYLGQAAEKECHPDRIFPFNHESFQIIN is encoded by the coding sequence ATGAAATCGACTATATCTGCCTCTACTTCGGGAGCTGATCTGGTTTGTGCAGCTGGCTCAGACTCTGATCCAAACGTGTGCCCtgtagagagggtacagagctGTGCCCGTAGAAGAATGGCCGCTAATGCCCGGGAAAGGCGACGCATGCAGGGACTCAACACCGCGTTCGACCGCCTCCGCAAAGTGGTACCACAGTGGgggcaagacaaaaaactttccAAATACGAGACACTGCAGATGGCCCTGAGCTACATCATGGCCCTGACTCGAATCCTGACTGAGGCCGAGCGCTACAACAATGATCGGCGCTGGATCCACATCCAGTGTGAACACATCCAGGGAAGGGAGAACATCCAGGCTTACCTGGGACAAGCAGCAGAGAAGGAATGTCACCCAGACAGAATCTTCCCTTTCAACCACGAGAGCTTCCAGATCATCAATTAA